A single Prevotella sp. E15-22 DNA region contains:
- the carA gene encoding glutamine-hydrolyzing carbamoyl-phosphate synthase small subunit: MRDVTLVLQDGTTFKGKSFGYEQPVAGEVVFNTAMMGYPESLTDPSYAGQLMVLTFPLVGNYGVPKFSFEDNGLPTFMESDKIYASAIIVSDYSATGYSHWNANESLADWLKREKVPGITGIDTRALTKVLREHGVMMGKLVFDGAENNGSAADLSAEDYGSINWVARVSCKDIIRYNEGVGKKVVLVDCGVKANIIRCLVNRGVEVIRVPWNYDYTSMDFDGLFLANGPGDPDMCEDAVNIIRKQMSMSRKPICGICMGNQLLAKAGGASIYKLKYGHRSHNQPVREVGTNRCYVTSQNHGYAVDASTLGKDWRELFVNMNDGSNEGICHQTNPWFSSQFHPEACSGPVDTEFMFDRFIDAL, translated from the coding sequence ATGAGAGATGTAACATTGGTTCTGCAGGACGGAACAACATTTAAAGGAAAAAGTTTTGGCTACGAACAACCTGTGGCTGGTGAGGTGGTTTTCAACACCGCAATGATGGGATATCCAGAGAGCTTGACGGACCCCTCATATGCTGGTCAGTTGATGGTACTCACTTTCCCATTGGTGGGAAACTATGGCGTGCCCAAGTTCTCATTCGAGGACAATGGCCTCCCCACCTTCATGGAGAGTGACAAGATCTATGCATCGGCCATCATTGTGAGCGACTACAGCGCCACAGGCTATTCACACTGGAATGCTAATGAGAGTCTGGCCGATTGGCTGAAGCGCGAGAAGGTGCCTGGCATCACAGGCATTGACACACGTGCATTGACAAAGGTACTCCGTGAGCATGGTGTGATGATGGGTAAACTGGTCTTTGATGGAGCTGAGAACAACGGCAGTGCTGCCGACCTCTCTGCAGAAGACTATGGAAGCATCAACTGGGTGGCTCGTGTCTCTTGTAAGGACATCATCCGCTATAATGAGGGCGTAGGCAAAAAAGTTGTTTTGGTTGACTGTGGTGTCAAGGCCAACATCATCCGCTGTCTGGTGAATCGTGGTGTTGAGGTTATCCGCGTTCCCTGGAATTACGACTACACTTCGATGGACTTCGACGGTCTCTTCCTGGCCAACGGTCCTGGCGACCCAGATATGTGTGAGGATGCTGTGAACATCATCCGCAAGCAGATGTCCATGAGTCGCAAGCCCATCTGTGGTATCTGCATGGGCAACCAGTTGCTGGCCAAGGCAGGTGGCGCTTCAATCTATAAGTTGAAGTATGGTCATCGCTCACACAACCAGCCTGTGCGTGAGGTAGGTACCAACCGCTGTTACGTCACCAGTCAGAATCATGGTTATGCCGTGGATGCATCAACGCTGGGAAAAGACTGGCGCGAACTCTTTGTGAATATGAACGATGGCTCGAACGAGGGTATCTGTCACCAGACCAACCCCTGGTTCTCAAGTCAGTTCCATCCTGAGGCCTGCTCAGGTCCTGTTGATACGGAGTTTATGTTCGACCGTTTTATTGATGCATTGTAA
- the glmS gene encoding glutamine--fructose-6-phosphate transaminase (isomerizing), translating to MCGIVGYLGTRDAYPILIKGLRRLEYRGYDSAGVAMINSDGNLNVYKTKGKVDNLTEFCTDKDVSGSIGIAHTRWATHGEPSSRNAHPHYSESRNLAIIHNGIIENYADIKAKLIEKGVTFQSDTDTEVLVQLVEYVMNQKNLDLVQAVQVALFQVIGAYAIAIIDKRDPKQIVAARKQSPLVVGIGENEFFLGSDASPIIEYTDKVVYLEDGNIAVIRLGEELKVISILGEEQSLAVKTVDIDLGQIEKGGYPHFMLKEIFEQPECLTNCMRGRVNVEADHVTLSALIDYRRELLNAKRVVIVACGTSWHAGLIGKQIIESLCRLPVEVEYASEFRYRNPVVGKGDVVIAISQSGETADTLAAVQLAKERGAFIYGVCNAIGSSIPRATDTGTYIHVGPEIGVASTKAFTGQVTVLTMIALAMGEAKGTIKREEYLSIVKGLSEIPTKIQEVLKTNEKVADLARTFTYAHNFLYLGRGYSYPVALEGALKLKEISYIHAEGYPAAEMKHGPIALIDSDMPVVVIATHNAMYEKVLSNIQEIKARQGRVIALVTKGDTTISKIADEVIELPEVMECLEPLVATIPLQLLAYHVAVCKGKNVDQPRNLAKSVTVE from the coding sequence ATGTGTGGAATCGTAGGATACCTTGGCACTCGTGATGCCTATCCCATCCTGATAAAAGGCTTACGTCGATTGGAATATCGCGGCTATGACAGTGCTGGTGTAGCAATGATAAACAGCGACGGCAACCTGAACGTTTATAAAACCAAAGGAAAAGTTGATAATCTTACGGAATTCTGTACTGACAAGGATGTCAGTGGTAGCATAGGTATTGCTCATACACGTTGGGCCACCCATGGCGAGCCCTCTTCACGCAATGCTCACCCCCATTATTCTGAATCACGTAACCTGGCCATCATTCATAATGGTATCATTGAGAACTATGCCGATATCAAGGCTAAGTTGATTGAGAAGGGTGTTACCTTCCAGAGTGATACTGATACAGAGGTACTCGTTCAGTTAGTGGAATATGTGATGAACCAGAAGAACCTTGACCTGGTTCAGGCTGTTCAGGTAGCGCTCTTCCAGGTTATTGGCGCTTATGCCATAGCCATCATAGATAAGCGCGATCCCAAGCAGATTGTCGCAGCACGTAAGCAGAGTCCATTGGTAGTTGGTATTGGCGAGAATGAATTCTTCCTGGGTTCAGATGCCAGTCCCATCATTGAATATACAGATAAGGTTGTCTATTTGGAAGACGGCAATATCGCAGTCATTCGTCTTGGCGAGGAGCTGAAGGTTATCAGTATCCTTGGCGAGGAGCAGAGCTTGGCTGTGAAGACCGTTGATATCGACCTTGGTCAGATAGAGAAGGGTGGTTATCCACACTTCATGTTGAAGGAGATCTTTGAGCAGCCAGAGTGCTTAACCAACTGTATGCGTGGTCGTGTGAATGTTGAGGCCGACCATGTAACGTTGAGCGCTCTGATAGACTATCGTCGTGAGTTGCTGAATGCCAAGCGCGTGGTTATCGTGGCTTGTGGCACCTCATGGCATGCAGGCTTGATTGGTAAACAGATCATCGAGTCGCTTTGTCGCCTCCCTGTCGAGGTTGAGTATGCCTCAGAGTTCCGTTATCGTAATCCCGTCGTTGGCAAGGGAGACGTGGTGATTGCCATCTCACAGAGTGGTGAGACAGCCGACACCCTTGCTGCCGTACAGTTGGCAAAGGAGCGTGGTGCATTCATCTATGGCGTATGTAATGCCATCGGCTCAAGTATTCCACGTGCCACAGATACTGGTACGTATATCCACGTTGGTCCAGAGATTGGCGTGGCTTCAACCAAGGCTTTTACTGGTCAGGTAACTGTACTCACCATGATTGCTTTGGCCATGGGTGAGGCAAAGGGTACCATCAAGCGCGAAGAGTATCTCAGTATCGTGAAAGGACTGAGCGAGATTCCTACTAAGATTCAGGAAGTGCTGAAGACTAACGAGAAAGTGGCCGACTTGGCTCGTACCTTCACCTATGCCCACAACTTCCTCTACCTGGGTCGTGGCTATAGTTATCCTGTAGCTCTTGAGGGTGCGTTGAAGTTGAAAGAGATTTCTTATATCCACGCCGAGGGTTATCCAGCGGCCGAGATGAAGCACGGTCCTATTGCTCTGATTGACTCAGACATGCCTGTCGTGGTTATTGCCACACACAATGCCATGTACGAGAAGGTGCTTTCTAATATTCAGGAAATTAAGGCCCGTCAGGGTAGGGTGATTGCATTGGTTACAAAGGGCGATACCACCATTTCGAAGATTGCCGACGAGGTGATCGAGTTGCCTGAGGTGATGGAGTGCTTAGAGCCCTTGGTGGCTACTATCCCTCTACAGCTATTGGCCTATCATGTGGCTGTTTGCAAAGGTAAGAACGTCGACCAACCAAGAAATTTGGCCAAGTCTGTTACTGTTGAATAA